The Vespa velutina chromosome 4, iVesVel2.1, whole genome shotgun sequence genome has a window encoding:
- the LOC124948418 gene encoding uncharacterized protein LOC124948418 translates to MSETRRSVARVRQLSLQSPISRRWQIRRQKTSDDEKSPKIHGDPIGSGRNRANSRSGSLRPKVRIAWGERHRENDSIDHVEVVARQITGKSKSALKKSQTRNMIVNEEKASILYSRQELTERLRLAWKHREENKANIDIFLAHGVVEERCDSESSNYTTISEPQTPISKSEILQSTKNRHLITDLNNSDISRSDNTYEIQITKRTDSLGGRTDLNKDVEETKRPKKTKAIEDNFKVVKASSVKLQNDVCYTGPIERIKYVENNTNKTLEETIEVSADQSIENEKKVCIEKEDNIKLPTLKSEITTLNVLKTQNEAASAKQKRANFQSGTKRAFLYTEIDKTAVSRISNDTDTPLRLNSIERSSSCKRTMEIKQNETKNGPQNAMKSVNDQKPNRKSRSSSAPLQGRSSSRIQVNIVIDTFDSETVQKNSNEINDKGKVNEEEVVTDKKKEILSKPSYTRSIRSAPIKKRFKNIKKRQHSVGSACKDEQCNGSRGRCRISTKDCDGKSNDVITMVSLVSSTESDSDLENSPNEAKLISQLREKLTTAPIIKTSTTPIPGNIKKPVKSVSFQRDSFDEDTILEKTQFDCVKTKNSLSQNRFIVIKDSEDLGEYGTSKESILWKSNEIKTALPMLSFVQDESESLCVPLMEHDMRSLAVPIGNVDDMKKKPHRIRNTSTLTVLDKKTTMIEMKKNNEAIATDDQLVARRTTMTAKFLLPKVNSNTEISLKEKNTDAIPIEIEPRFQTRKEKDCWHLYKRMCDKGVNVSFDTVLRGMLTPTEYRLRQKEYSQNF, encoded by the exons atgtcAGAGACTCGTAGATCGGTTGCTCGAGTTCGTCAACTCTCGTTACAATCGCCTATATCGCGGCGATGGCAAATAAGACGACAAAAAACGTCGGACGATGAGAAATCGCCAAAGATTCATGGCGATCCTATTGGATCTGGAAGAAATCGCGCTAATTCGAGATCAGGATCTTTAAGACCAAAG GTGCGTATAGCTTGGGGCGAACGACATCGCGAAAATGACAGCATTGATCATGTCGAAGTCGTTGCACGACAAATTACCGGTAAGTCGAAGTCAGCCTTGAAGAAATCTCAAACCAGGAATATGATTGTAAATGAAGAGAAGGCATCAATACTTTACTCGAGGCAAGAGTTAACGGAAAGACTAAGACTTGCATGGAAACAtcgcgaagaaaataaagccaatatcgatatatttttggCGCATGGTGTCGTCGAAGAACGATGCGATTCTGAATCATCAAATTATACTACTATTTCGGAACCGCAGACACCTATCTCCAAAAGCGAAATTCTTCAATCAACGAAAAATAGACATCTTATTACCGATCTCAATAATTCGGATATTTCTCGCAGCGATAATACATATGAAATTCAAATAACGAAGCGTACGGATTCTCTTGGGGGTAGAACGGATTTGAACAAGGAcgtcgaagaaacaaaaagaccaaaaaaaaCGAAAGCGATCGAGGACAATTTTAAAGTTGTTAAAGCTTCTTCGGTGAAGCTTCAAAATGATGTTTGTTATACTGGGCCGATCGAGAGGATAAAGTATGTAGAAAACAACACTAACAAGACACTAGAAGAAACAATCGAG gtTTCAGCGGATCAATCcattgaaaacgaaaaaaaagtgtgCATCGAGAaggaagataatataaaattaccaaCATTAAAATCCGAAATTACCACATTAAATGTTCTAAAAACACAAAACGAAGCAGCCTCGGCGAAACAAAAACGTGCCAATTTTCAAAGCGGTACAAAAAGAGCATTTCTATACACAGAAATTGATAAGACTGCTGTCTCTAGAATATCGAACGATACCGATACTCCATTGAgattaaattcgatcgaaagaagCTCTTCGTGTAAAAGAACAATGGAAATCAAGCAGAATGAAACTAAGAATGGGCCACAAAATGCGATGAAAAGTGTAAACGATCAAAAGCCTAATCGAAAGTCAAGAAGTAGCTCTGCACCGTTACAAGGCCGAAGTTCATCTCGTATTCAAGTAAATATCGTCATAGATACCTTTGATTCTGAAACAGttcaaaaaaattcaaacgaaattaatgataaaggaAAAGTTAACGAGGAAGAAGTTGttaccgataaaaaaaaagaaattctatcgaag CCGTCCTATACTCGATCAATAAGATCAGCTCCGATAAAAAAacgtttcaaaaatataaagaagcgTCAACACAGCGTAGGATCTGCTTGCAAAGACGAACAATGTAATGGTTCACGAGGTCGATGTAGAATATCTACGAAAGATTGCGATGGGAAATCAAACGATGTCATTACCATGGTTTCCTTAGTTAGTTCGACCGAAAGCGATAGTGATCTCGAAAATTCCCCGAACGAGGCTAAATTGATCAGTCAGTTACGAGAAAAATTAACTACAGCGCCAATCATAAAAACTTCGACAACGCCGATTCCAGGAAATATCAAGAAACCTGTGAAATCAG TTTCTTTTCAAAGAGATTCCTTCGATGAGGATACCATCTTGGAAAAAACGCAGTTTGATTgcgtgaaaacaaaaaatagccTCTCTCAAAATCGTTTCATCGTGATAAAAGATTCCGAAGATCTTGGAGAATACGGAACGAGTAAGGAATCGATTCTTTggaaatcgaacgaaatcaAAACGGCTTTACCAATGCTATCGTTTGTCCAAGATGAAAGCGAGTCTTTATGCGTTCCTTTGATGGAGCATGACATGCGAAGTCTAGCCGTACCAATCGGAAATGTGGatgatatgaaaaagaagCCACATAGAATACGCAATACTTCAACGTTAAC TGTCCTTGATAAAAAAACAACGATGatagagatgaaaaagaacaacGAAGCAATAGCAACGGACGATCAGTTAGTTGCTCGTCGAACAACTATGACTGCAAAATTTTTACTTCCAAAA GTCAATTCGAACACggaaatttctttgaaagaaaagaatacagATGCAATACCGATAGAAATAGAGCCTCGATTTCAAACGCGTAAAGAGAAGGATTGTTGGCATCTCTACAAACGAATGTGTGACAAAGGAGTCAACGTTTCTTTCGACACAGTTTTAAG AGGAATGCTCACACCCACGGAATATCGATTACGTCAGAAAGAATATTCgcagaatttttaa